A region of Streptomyces paludis DNA encodes the following proteins:
- a CDS encoding C40 family peptidase, producing MNRRRCAAAATTLVCALAVLASPDLLNRAYAAPVPPPAASPSASPSAVAPPPVELPPGTTASDIANAGAGSGSGADSADSARSLEKVRLEIARLYRKAASATDAYNLADEQVKQQASEVADLAGDIVRGQQRIEALKAQAGAAARAQYRGAGLPPEARLLLAGDPQLFLDGVGRIKQGQKATSDLLVELTREQEDLKTYAADSHTHWDRLKKTRDRKEKAEKEIKKQISAAKKLEKSLAKKDRERLAALDRAEAARAQTAWLGSESTFRARGIGLGATAQGAKAVEFATAQIGKPYVWGGAGPSSYDCSGLTSQAWLAAGRPIPRTSQEQWRQLPKVAVADMRPGDLIIYFADASHVAMYVGDGRMVHAPRPGRDITLAGAGSMRILGVVRPDA from the coding sequence GTGAACCGACGCCGCTGTGCTGCCGCAGCGACCACCTTGGTGTGCGCGCTGGCTGTACTCGCCTCGCCGGACCTGCTGAACCGGGCGTATGCCGCGCCCGTACCCCCACCGGCCGCCTCGCCGTCGGCCTCCCCTTCCGCCGTGGCCCCGCCGCCGGTCGAACTCCCGCCGGGGACAACGGCGTCGGACATCGCGAACGCGGGCGCGGGCTCGGGTTCCGGTGCGGACTCCGCCGACAGCGCGCGGTCCCTGGAGAAGGTACGGCTGGAGATCGCCCGGCTCTACCGCAAGGCGGCGTCCGCCACCGACGCGTACAACCTCGCCGACGAGCAGGTCAAGCAGCAGGCGTCCGAAGTGGCCGATCTCGCTGGGGACATCGTCCGGGGCCAGCAGCGTATCGAGGCCCTCAAGGCCCAGGCGGGCGCCGCCGCCCGCGCCCAGTACCGAGGCGCCGGTCTGCCGCCGGAGGCCCGGCTGCTCCTCGCCGGCGACCCGCAGCTCTTCCTGGACGGTGTCGGCCGGATCAAGCAGGGCCAGAAGGCCACCAGCGACCTCCTCGTCGAACTGACCCGGGAACAGGAGGACTTGAAGACGTACGCGGCCGACTCCCACACGCACTGGGACCGGCTCAAGAAGACCCGGGACAGGAAGGAAAAGGCGGAGAAGGAGATCAAGAAGCAGATCTCCGCCGCCAAGAAGCTCGAAAAGAGCCTCGCCAAGAAGGACCGTGAGCGGCTCGCGGCGCTGGACCGCGCGGAAGCGGCGCGGGCGCAGACGGCGTGGCTCGGGTCGGAATCCACCTTCCGGGCCCGGGGTATCGGCCTGGGCGCGACCGCGCAGGGCGCGAAGGCCGTCGAGTTCGCCACCGCGCAGATCGGCAAGCCGTATGTGTGGGGCGGGGCGGGCCCGTCCTCGTACGACTGCTCGGGGCTGACCTCGCAGGCGTGGCTGGCGGCGGGCCGGCCCATCCCCCGGACCTCGCAGGAGCAGTGGCGGCAGCTGCCGAAGGTCGCCGTGGCGGACATGCGGCCCGGCGACCTGATCATCTACTTCGCGGACGCCAGCCATGTGGCCATGTACGTGGGCGACGGGCGGATGGTGCACGCGCCCCGGCCCGGACGGGACATCACGCTGGCGGGCGCGGGGTCGATGCGCATACTTGGCGTGGTGCGCCCGGACGCGTAG
- a CDS encoding class I SAM-dependent methyltransferase, translating into MDRWIAATHGPALRRAADPVVVDLGYGAAPWTAVELLRRLRAAEPRTEVVGIEIDPARVAAALPYETDGLRFRHGGFEIPLDENEGEGSRRAVGAADGAVPRRPVLIRAANVLRQYDEAEVAEVWARLRARLAPGGLLVEGTCDEIGRRHVWVALGPEGPRTVTFATRLGSLDRPSDLAERLPKALIHRNVPGEPVHAFLRDFDRAWAAASPYASLGARQRWIAAVRELSADWPLADDPRRWRQGEVTVEWTALAPRS; encoded by the coding sequence ATGGACCGCTGGATCGCCGCCACCCACGGCCCGGCCCTGCGCCGGGCGGCCGACCCCGTGGTGGTCGACCTCGGGTACGGGGCCGCCCCCTGGACCGCCGTCGAACTGCTGCGGCGGCTGCGGGCGGCGGAGCCGCGTACGGAGGTCGTCGGCATCGAGATCGACCCGGCGCGGGTCGCCGCAGCGCTCCCGTACGAGACGGACGGACTTCGTTTCCGGCACGGCGGCTTCGAGATCCCGCTGGACGAGAACGAGGGCGAGGGATCCCGAAGGGCGGTGGGAGCGGCAGACGGCGCCGTGCCCCGCCGGCCCGTCCTCATCCGCGCCGCCAACGTCCTGCGCCAGTACGACGAGGCCGAGGTCGCCGAGGTCTGGGCCCGCCTCCGCGCGCGCCTCGCGCCGGGCGGGCTGCTGGTGGAGGGTACGTGCGACGAGATCGGCCGGCGCCATGTGTGGGTGGCGCTCGGCCCGGAGGGGCCGCGTACGGTCACCTTCGCGACCCGGCTCGGCTCCCTCGACCGCCCCTCCGACCTGGCGGAACGGCTGCCCAAGGCCCTGATCCACCGCAATGTGCCGGGCGAACCGGTCCACGCGTTCCTGCGCGACTTCGACCGCGCGTGGGCCGCGGCGTCCCCGTACGCCTCGCTGGGCGCGCGGCAGCGCTGGATCGCGGCCGTACGGGAGTTGTCGGCCGACTGGCCGCTGGCCGACGACCCGCGTCGGTGGCGGCAGGGCGAAGTGACGGTGGAGTGGACGGCGTTGGCGCCGCGTTCATGA